Proteins encoded within one genomic window of Spiribacter curvatus:
- a CDS encoding L-lactate dehydrogenase, with protein MNLALPFFALIFTGYLAASARMLSEHTVGGLNTFVFYFALPALLLVETYQAPAATRDIGSLIAGYYLPGIALFFAALLIARRLIGLRLADAAVQALAAVFSNVGFIGLPLVILLFGSEAALPAVAIVMGDTIVMLGLATALIEADLGDPRALSALFRRIAVGVVKNPIVMAGVIGLTLNLTQVPIADPLMRYGGLLADAAGPCALFALGATLAGRPISQGAGETAWVCLLKLIVHPALVAVALIGLFDLPPVWVAVGILQAALPVAANVYVLAQRYQLRPAQTSTGIFFSTALGIISPTAEANEVAVITCIDDLKRLYKRRVPKMFYDYCETGSWTEQTFQENSSDFQSIYFRQRVAIDMTNRTTAGQMLGEDVRMPVALSPVGLTGMQHADGEILAAKAAEDFGVPFTLSTLSICSIEDVAAETTKPFWFQVYTLSDDDFMRRLMERARAANCSAIVITLDLQVQGQRHKDLKNGLSAPPKLTIKSIANLATKVSWGLEMLGAKRRTFGNVVGHAQGVTDSSSLSSWTAEAFDHSLDWNRVKELMDMWGGKVVLKGIMNRADAERAVELGADAIVVSNHGGRQLDGALSSIRVLPDIIEAVGDRIEVYFDSGVRSGQDILKALALGADGVMIGRAWVYGLGAMGQDGVTKALEVLHKELDTTMALCGHRDINEVNREILHIPEDFEGRWAN; from the coding sequence ATCAACCTCGCGCTGCCATTCTTCGCGCTGATTTTCACCGGCTACCTCGCCGCCTCAGCGCGGATGCTCAGCGAGCATACGGTGGGGGGACTGAATACGTTCGTATTCTATTTCGCGCTCCCCGCGCTGCTGCTGGTCGAGACTTACCAGGCACCCGCTGCGACCCGGGACATCGGGTCGCTCATCGCCGGTTACTACCTGCCGGGGATCGCGCTTTTCTTCGCGGCGCTATTGATCGCCCGACGGTTGATCGGGCTCCGCCTCGCCGATGCGGCCGTACAGGCGCTCGCCGCCGTTTTCTCCAATGTCGGCTTCATCGGGCTGCCGCTCGTCATCCTCCTGTTCGGAAGCGAAGCGGCACTACCGGCGGTTGCGATCGTGATGGGGGATACCATCGTGATGCTCGGCCTTGCGACCGCGCTCATCGAGGCCGATCTCGGCGACCCGCGCGCGCTATCCGCGCTTTTCAGGCGCATCGCGGTCGGCGTGGTGAAAAACCCGATCGTCATGGCTGGTGTCATCGGTCTGACGCTTAATCTCACGCAGGTGCCGATCGCTGATCCGCTCATGCGCTATGGCGGGTTACTGGCCGATGCGGCCGGTCCATGCGCGCTCTTTGCCCTCGGCGCAACGCTCGCCGGTCGCCCTATCAGCCAGGGTGCGGGAGAGACCGCCTGGGTCTGTCTGCTCAAGCTGATCGTGCATCCGGCACTCGTGGCCGTCGCGCTCATCGGCCTATTCGATCTACCCCCGGTCTGGGTGGCCGTCGGCATTCTTCAGGCCGCTTTGCCGGTCGCCGCGAACGTCTACGTCCTCGCCCAGCGATATCAGCTCCGCCCGGCCCAGACCTCCACCGGGATTTTCTTCTCGACCGCCCTGGGGATCATCTCACCAACCGCGGAGGCAAATGAAGTGGCCGTCATCACCTGCATCGATGACCTCAAGCGTCTGTACAAGCGCCGCGTGCCAAAGATGTTCTATGACTACTGCGAGACCGGTAGCTGGACGGAGCAGACGTTTCAGGAAAATAGCAGCGACTTCCAGTCGATCTATTTCCGCCAGCGGGTGGCCATCGACATGACCAACCGCACCACGGCGGGCCAGATGCTGGGTGAGGACGTCCGGATGCCGGTGGCGCTGTCACCGGTGGGGCTGACTGGCATGCAGCACGCCGATGGCGAGATCCTTGCCGCCAAGGCGGCCGAGGATTTCGGCGTGCCGTTCACGCTCTCTACGCTGTCGATCTGCTCGATCGAGGATGTCGCCGCGGAAACGACGAAGCCATTCTGGTTCCAGGTCTACACGCTGTCGGATGACGACTTCATGCGTCGGCTGATGGAGCGTGCGCGGGCGGCCAATTGCTCGGCGATCGTCATCACGCTGGACCTACAGGTCCAGGGGCAGCGCCACAAGGACCTGAAGAATGGGCTGAGCGCGCCGCCCAAGCTCACGATCAAGTCCATCGCCAATCTGGCGACGAAGGTCTCCTGGGGCCTGGAGATGCTCGGCGCGAAACGCCGGACCTTCGGTAACGTGGTCGGCCACGCGCAGGGCGTGACCGATTCAAGCTCTCTGTCGTCATGGACGGCGGAGGCCTTCGATCACTCGCTGGACTGGAACCGCGTCAAGGAATTGATGGACATGTGGGGCGGCAAGGTCGTGCTCAAGGGCATCATGAACCGCGCGGATGCCGAGCGCGCCGTGGAATTGGGCGCCGATGCCATCGTTGTCTCCAACCATGGCGGCCGCCAGCTCGATGGGGCGTTGAGCAGCATCCGCGTGCTGCCGGACATCATTGAGGCAGTGGGTGATCGCATCGAGGTCTATTTCGACAGCGGTGTACGGTCCGGTCAGGACATCCTCAAGGCCCTCGCGCTCGGCGCCGACGGCGTCATGATCGGTCGCGCATGGGTCTATGGGCTGGGGGCGATGGGCCAGGACGGTGTCACCAAAGCACTCGAGGTTCTGCATAAGGAACTCGATACCACCATGGCGCTCTGCGGTCATCGCGATATCAACGAGGTCAACCGCGAGATCCTGCATATACCCGAGGATTTCGAGGGTCGCTGGGCCAACTGA
- a CDS encoding DsbA family oxidoreductase → MQNLRIDLVSDIACPWCAIGYRRLEQALETLDGEIEIELAWQPFELNPDMPPEGEPILDHLCQKYGQDADSVERTQDEMIKLASDLGLNFDGARARRAHNTFDAHRVLAWAAEQGRETALQQALFDAYFGEAKRPSDPVVLREAAQQVGLDGEAAEAVARSDRYAEAVRAAEQRFIEAGVSAVPGFVIDGRYLISGARLSSTSRCHSSR, encoded by the coding sequence ATGCAGAACCTTCGCATCGACCTGGTTTCTGATATCGCCTGCCCCTGGTGCGCGATCGGCTACCGACGCCTTGAACAGGCGCTGGAGACGCTCGACGGCGAAATCGAAATCGAGCTCGCATGGCAGCCGTTCGAGCTGAATCCCGACATGCCACCTGAAGGTGAGCCGATACTCGATCATCTATGCCAGAAATATGGCCAGGACGCCGACAGTGTTGAGCGCACCCAGGACGAAATGATCAAGCTTGCGAGCGACCTGGGCCTGAATTTCGATGGTGCGAGGGCTCGCCGTGCGCACAATACGTTCGACGCCCATCGCGTGCTCGCCTGGGCCGCGGAACAGGGCCGCGAAACAGCATTGCAGCAGGCGCTGTTCGATGCCTACTTCGGTGAGGCGAAGCGCCCATCAGACCCGGTGGTCCTGCGCGAGGCGGCCCAGCAGGTCGGCCTGGACGGTGAAGCGGCCGAGGCCGTTGCCCGCTCTGATCGCTACGCCGAGGCCGTCCGGGCGGCCGAGCAACGCTTCATTGAGGCGGGCGTCAGTGCCGTGCCCGGTTTCGTGATCGACGGACGCTATCTGATTTCGGGCGCCAGGCTGTCATCAACCTCGCGCTGCCATTCTTCGCGCTGA
- a CDS encoding carboxymuconolactone decarboxylase family protein: protein MTEFTLHDKSTAPEESRPFLENSEQAFGMIPGLHAVMAEAPALLEAYQALHRLFTETSFDATEQTVIWQAINVEHRCHYCVPAHTAIAKMTDVPDAVSEALRNNTPLPTAKLEALRDFTLSVVRDRGNVDESAVQRFLEAGYTRRNILEVVLGVSQKVMSNYTNHLADTPIDKPFQPFKWQPRQAS, encoded by the coding sequence ATGACCGAATTTACCTTGCATGACAAGTCGACTGCCCCGGAGGAAAGCCGGCCATTCCTGGAGAATTCAGAACAGGCTTTTGGGATGATCCCGGGGCTTCACGCGGTGATGGCAGAGGCGCCGGCGCTGCTTGAGGCCTATCAGGCACTGCATCGGCTGTTCACGGAAACCAGTTTCGATGCGACCGAGCAGACAGTGATCTGGCAGGCGATCAACGTCGAGCATCGCTGTCATTACTGTGTTCCGGCGCATACGGCGATTGCGAAAATGACTGATGTGCCGGACGCGGTCAGTGAGGCGCTACGTAACAACACACCGCTGCCAACGGCGAAGCTGGAAGCACTACGCGATTTTACGCTCTCGGTCGTGCGCGATCGTGGCAACGTGGACGAGTCCGCCGTACAGCGCTTCCTTGAAGCCGGTTACACCCGGCGCAACATCCTCGAGGTGGTGCTTGGCGTCTCCCAGAAGGTCATGAGCAACTACACCAATCATCTGGCGGATACCCCGATCGACAAGCCGTTCCAGCCATTCAAGTGGCAGCCGCGTCAGGCGTCATGA
- a CDS encoding TetR/AcrR family transcriptional regulator, with protein MPRTAVHTRDESLEKALHLFWRQGFGATSLKDIERTLDMRPGSIYASFGSKEDLFREALERYAVRTMAELERVIAAEPSPIGGLVAYIRTLGRLRERGETCAACMLVKSLVEFGPREAAARSRVENLLARMEQRLTERLADAQAAGEVPNGLDPARLGRRLQADVVGLRTYAERDVDDQAVRDLAEDIAREWEQCGA; from the coding sequence ATGCCGCGCACCGCCGTTCATACCCGAGACGAATCGCTGGAGAAAGCGCTGCATCTGTTCTGGCGACAGGGATTCGGTGCGACCTCGCTCAAAGATATCGAGCGCACCCTCGATATGCGCCCGGGCAGCATCTATGCGAGCTTTGGCAGCAAGGAGGACCTGTTCCGCGAGGCCCTTGAGCGCTACGCGGTGCGGACCATGGCCGAGCTCGAGCGTGTCATCGCCGCGGAGCCATCTCCGATCGGCGGGCTGGTGGCGTATATCCGCACGCTTGGCCGCCTGCGGGAACGCGGCGAGACCTGTGCCGCCTGCATGCTGGTCAAAAGCCTGGTTGAATTCGGCCCTCGCGAGGCGGCGGCCCGTTCACGGGTCGAGAACCTGCTCGCCCGCATGGAGCAGCGTTTGACCGAACGTCTTGCCGATGCCCAGGCGGCTGGAGAGGTTCCGAACGGGCTGGATCCTGCGCGGCTGGGTCGACGCCTGCAGGCAGATGTCGTTGGCCTTCGAACCTATGCGGAGCGCGATGTTGACGATCAGGCCGTGCGCGATCTCGCTGAGGACATCGCCCGCGAATGGGAGCAATGCGGGGCATAG